From the Thamnophis elegans isolate rThaEle1 chromosome 11, rThaEle1.pri, whole genome shotgun sequence genome, one window contains:
- the RGS13 gene encoding regulator of G-protein signaling 13, translated as MNRSICWLCSLFRDGTNRVVSKIHLEEVLQWSQSFEKLMATKYGPIVYKSYLKTEYSDENMEFWLACEKYKKILSERKRVSEAQKLFKEFIQPQAPKEINIDSPVREGITLKIQEPTQCCFDEAQKIVYLHMERDSYPRFLSSEIYQSLIVTLSAQQQSTHCLKEEK; from the exons ATGAATCGCAGCATCTGTTGGCTTTGCAGCTTGTTCAGAGATGGCACAAACAGAGTCGTTTCCAA AATACATCTGGAAGAAGTACTTCAGTGGTCTCAGTCGTTTGAAAAGCTTATGGCTACGAAAT ATGGGCCAATTGTCTACAAGTCCTACCTGAAGACTGAATATAGTGATGAGAACATGGAATTCTGGTTGGCTTGTGAAAAGTATAAGAAGATTTTGTCAGAGCGGAAAAGAGTATCAGAAGCACAGAAACTTTTTAAGGAATTCATCCAACCCCAGGCTCCAAAAGag ATTAATATTGACAGTCCAGTGAGAGAAGGGATTACCTTGAAGATTCAGGAACCCACTCAGTGTTGTTTCGATGAGGCTCAGAAAATTGTTTACCTGCATATGGAAAGAGACTCATATCCCAGGTTTCTTAGCTCAGAAATCTACCAAAGTCTTATCGTCACCCTTTCAGCCCAGCAACAATCAACACACTGTCTCAAAGAGGAAAAGTGA